One Brassica oleracea var. oleracea cultivar TO1000 chromosome C7, BOL, whole genome shotgun sequence genomic window carries:
- the LOC106302079 gene encoding probable pectate lyase 10, whose translation MAVSRSLLALSASLLVLAFFLCVNASTRAHETEELKSQSLTNSSTADKLSDGAWNEHAVENPEEVAALVDMTIRNSTERRKLGFFSCATGNPIDDCWRCDRNWHLRRKRLANCAIGFGRNAVGGRDGRYYVVTDPSDNDAINPRPGTLRHAVIQDRPLWIVFKRDMVITLKQELIMNSFKTIDGRGANVAIAGGACITIQYVTNIIIHGINIHDCRRTGNAMVRSSPSHYGWRTMADGDAISIFGSSHIWIDHNSLSNCADGLIDAIMGSTAITISNNYLTHHNEVMLMGHSDSYTRDKVMQVTIAYNHFGEGLIQRMPRCRHGYFHVVNNDYTHWVMYAIGGSANPTINSQGNRFLAPANPFAKEVTKRVGSWQGEWKQWNWRSQGDLMLNGAYFTRSGAATPASYARASSLGAKPSSVVSMLTYSSGALKCRIGMRC comes from the exons ATGGCGGTCTCGAGAAGTCTCTTAGCTCTCTCAGCAAGTTTACTTGTTCTTGCATTCTTTCTCTGTGTAAATGCATCGACAAG AGCTCACGAAACAGAGGAGCTTAAGTCTCAGAGCCTGACTAATTCATCAACGGCTGATAA GTTAAGTGACGGTGCATGGAATGAACACGCCGTTGAAAACCCAGAAGAAGTAGCTGCATTGGTCGATAT GACGATAAGGAACAGCACGGAGCGGAGGAAGCTAGGATTCTTCTCATGCGCCACCGGAAACCCAATCGACGATTGCTGGCGATGTGATCGGAACTGGCACCTCCGTCGCAAGCGTCTCGCCAACTGCGCCATCGGTTTCGGCCGCAACGCCGTCGGAGGACGCGACGGTCGTTACTACGTCGTCACAGATCCATCGGACAACGACGCGATTAACCCGAGACCGGGAACGCTCCGTCACGCCGTGATCCAGGACCGTCCGTTATGGATCGTATTCAAACGCGACATGGTGATCACCCTGAAACAGGAGCTGATCATGAACAGCTTCAAGACCATCGACGGAAGAGGCGCGAACGTCGCGATCGCGGGAGGCGCGTGTATCACGATCCAGTATGTGACGAACATCATCATCCATGGGATTAACATCCATGATTGTAGACGGACGGGTAACGCTATGGTGAGAAGCTCTCCGTCGCATTACGGGTGGAGGACGATGGCGGACGGTGACGCGATTTCGATATTCGGGTCGAGTCATATTTGGATTGATCATAATTCTTTGTCTAATTGTGCTGATGGGTTGATTGATGCGATTATGGGATCTACAGCCATTACCATCTCCAATAACTATCTCACTCATCACAACGAG GTTATGTTGATGGGACACAGTGATTCATACACAAGAGACAAGGTGATGCAAGTGACAATAGCATACAATCATTTTGGAGAGGGGCTTATACAGAGAATGCCAAG GTGTAGGCACGGTTATTTCCATGTTGTAAACAATGATTACACACACTGGGTAATGTATGCGATTGGTGGAAGTGCTAACCCAACCATCAACAGCCAAGGCAATCGGTTCCTTGCCCCAGCAAACCCTTTTGCCAAAGAG GTGACAAAGAGGGTAGGTTCATGGCAAGGAGAATGGAAGCAATGGAACTGGAGATCGCAGGGAGACTTAATGCTCAATGGTGCTTACTTCACTAGATCTGGAGCTGCTACTCCTGCAAGCTATGCCAGAGCCTCTAGCTTGGGAGCTAAACCATCTTCCGTTGTAAGTATGCTTACCTACAGTTCTGGTGCCCTCAAATGCAGGATTGGTATGCGGTGTTAG